The Vallitalea longa genome includes a window with the following:
- a CDS encoding NUDIX hydrolase has product MKQFFFSTKALIIDGDKFLAMYKIIDGNKWWDLPGGRMEFGETAEETLAREIREELGVQIKPIKLIDTWNYMPSEEFQTVGVIYHSKIVSGEITISEEHDGYKWINIKDIGVVGGFTREAFVERMKSWDWNSVMDDSITFRNELL; this is encoded by the coding sequence ATGAAACAATTCTTTTTTTCTACAAAGGCTCTTATAATTGATGGAGATAAGTTTTTGGCTATGTATAAAATAATAGATGGCAATAAATGGTGGGATTTACCTGGTGGTAGAATGGAATTTGGAGAAACGGCAGAAGAAACTCTCGCTAGAGAGATAAGAGAAGAATTAGGTGTTCAGATAAAACCAATTAAGCTAATTGATACGTGGAATTATATGCCTAGTGAAGAATTTCAAACTGTAGGTGTAATATATCATAGTAAAATTGTATCTGGAGAAATAACAATTTCTGAGGAACATGATGGATACAAATGGATTAATATAAAGGATATAGGAGTAGTTGGAGGGTTTACAAGAGAAGCTTTCGTAGAACGAATGAAATCATGGGATTGGAACTCAGTAATGGATGATAGTATAACATTTAGGAATGAACTTCTGTAG